Proteins encoded by one window of Cellvibrio sp. KY-GH-1:
- a CDS encoding TonB-dependent receptor → MKRIFIGAVVESLFVSSNLALANAAINQSDLAQVENLMVYGTQLNLLGTSIAAAEGVIGSGEIEQRPVLRTGEILEFVPGMVVTQHSGSGKANQYFLRGFNLDHGTDFSTAIDGMPVNMRSHGHGQGYTDLNFIIPELIENIRYRKGPYYAEVGDFSGAGAAEFSVKNLLAAGQLSLTGGEFDYRRLYAAHQTSLASGQLLFGVEAQTYDGPWADINEAVEKTNLLVRYSTTLADGTFSLTLMGYDNQWVAADQIPARAVEQQVIHRLGSLDKDVGGESSRYSVSGQWQNPDWKINAYIIDSDLNLFSNFTYFLDDPINGDEFEQVDNRQIMGGEIKRNLATDIAGKPLTHTLGVQVRHDAIDEVGLYKTRARERISTTRTDAIDETSIALFAQSDLQFTEKFRGHLGVRHDYLAVDVHSDLVQNSGDASDGMTNVKAGVSYQLTDSIETYVNIGQGFHSNDARGATITRDPITGAIAEPVDLLSRSDGAELGLKLFDQDSYNISASLWHLQLDSELLFVGDAGNTEASRASARSGIELAGYFWFADGWSLDTELAWTRSRFTEAQSEEGKYVDGSVPFVASAGITYAPAQTGFHGSLRLRHFGARQLDSFGLHKGKKTSLVNIGVGYRWQQLSLGLDVFNLLDSRDHNIDYFYTSRLAGEPEGGEEDLHFHPVEPRSLRVRLEYSF, encoded by the coding sequence ATGAAGCGCATTTTTATTGGAGCTGTTGTCGAATCGTTATTCGTCAGCAGTAATTTGGCATTAGCTAACGCGGCGATTAACCAGAGCGACCTGGCTCAGGTTGAAAACCTCATGGTGTATGGCACACAGTTAAATTTATTGGGCACCAGTATCGCGGCGGCAGAAGGTGTAATCGGCAGCGGTGAAATTGAACAGCGCCCGGTATTGCGCACCGGCGAAATATTGGAGTTTGTACCGGGCATGGTAGTCACCCAACACAGTGGGTCGGGTAAAGCCAACCAATATTTTTTGCGCGGTTTTAACCTTGATCACGGCACAGATTTTTCCACCGCTATTGATGGTATGCCAGTAAACATGCGCAGCCACGGGCACGGGCAGGGCTATACGGATTTGAATTTTATTATCCCGGAATTAATTGAGAATATTCGCTATCGCAAAGGACCTTATTACGCGGAAGTTGGGGATTTTTCCGGCGCGGGCGCGGCCGAATTTTCGGTAAAAAATTTGTTAGCTGCTGGCCAGCTTTCACTAACAGGCGGCGAGTTTGATTATCGACGCCTGTACGCTGCCCATCAAACTTCACTCGCGTCCGGGCAATTGTTATTCGGTGTGGAAGCGCAAACCTATGACGGCCCTTGGGCAGACATCAACGAAGCAGTGGAAAAAACCAATCTGTTGGTTCGTTATTCAACGACATTGGCAGACGGTACCTTCTCACTAACTCTGATGGGTTATGACAATCAATGGGTCGCAGCCGATCAAATTCCCGCGCGCGCTGTTGAGCAGCAAGTCATCCATCGACTTGGCTCGCTGGATAAGGATGTTGGCGGTGAGTCGAGCCGCTACAGTGTCTCTGGTCAGTGGCAAAACCCCGATTGGAAAATCAATGCTTATATTATCGATTCTGACTTGAATTTATTTTCCAACTTCACCTATTTTTTGGATGATCCCATCAACGGTGATGAATTTGAGCAAGTAGATAATCGCCAGATAATGGGTGGAGAGATTAAACGGAACCTCGCCACTGATATTGCCGGAAAACCGCTCACGCACACACTTGGTGTACAAGTTCGGCACGATGCGATTGATGAAGTGGGCTTGTACAAAACCCGTGCGCGTGAACGTATAAGCACAACCCGCACTGATGCGATTGATGAAACCTCAATAGCTTTGTTTGCGCAAAGCGATTTGCAATTCACCGAAAAATTTCGCGGGCACTTGGGTGTGCGCCACGATTATTTGGCAGTGGATGTACACAGTGATCTGGTGCAAAACTCCGGTGATGCCAGCGACGGTATGACGAATGTTAAAGCGGGTGTTAGTTATCAATTAACAGATTCGATTGAAACCTATGTGAACATCGGCCAGGGTTTTCATTCCAACGACGCACGCGGCGCAACGATTACGCGTGATCCAATCACCGGCGCCATCGCCGAGCCTGTCGATTTATTATCGCGTTCAGACGGCGCAGAGCTTGGGCTGAAACTATTTGATCAGGATAGCTACAACATTTCCGCGTCCCTGTGGCATTTGCAACTCGATTCAGAATTATTGTTTGTGGGGGATGCGGGCAACACCGAAGCGAGCCGCGCCTCTGCGCGCTCAGGTATTGAACTCGCCGGTTATTTTTGGTTTGCAGACGGGTGGAGTCTGGACACTGAATTGGCCTGGACGCGTTCACGCTTTACCGAAGCGCAATCCGAAGAAGGAAAATACGTGGATGGTTCAGTGCCTTTTGTTGCCAGTGCAGGCATCACTTACGCCCCGGCCCAAACGGGATTTCATGGCAGCCTGCGCTTACGCCATTTCGGCGCGCGCCAACTGGATTCATTCGGTTTACACAAAGGCAAAAAAACAAGTCTCGTCAACATCGGCGTAGGCTACCGCTGGCAACAGTTAAGCCTGGGCCTGGATGTGTTCAACCTATTGGACAGCCGCGATCACAATATCGACTATTTTTATACCTCGCGTTTGGCCGGCGAACCTGAAGGCGGCGAGGAAGATCTACACTTCCACCCGGTTGAACCCCGCAGCCTGCGTGTGCGTCTTGAATATTCGTTTTGA